In Amycolatopsis endophytica, the following are encoded in one genomic region:
- a CDS encoding helix-turn-helix domain-containing protein, which yields MLFTPAQAAELLQVRESWLRRRAARRQVPCTFLGKHLRFSRANLEQIVSDAALPATHAQRRAPGTGASPRPRSRRRSRPG from the coding sequence GTGTTGTTCACCCCGGCGCAGGCGGCTGAGTTGCTACAAGTTCGGGAGTCATGGCTACGCCGCCGCGCAGCTCGCCGGCAGGTGCCGTGCACCTTCCTCGGAAAACACCTGCGGTTCTCCCGCGCCAACCTGGAGCAGATCGTTTCCGACGCGGCCCTCCCGGCGACACACGCCCAGCGCCGGGCTCCGGGGACCGGGGCATCTCCACGGCCTCGAAGCCGCCGCCGCAGTCGGCCTGGCTGA
- a CDS encoding helix-turn-helix domain-containing protein, translating to MRWNLRLAAANRGIWKASELQRSLAERGLVISAGKMSGLWSGQPASIKLDDLDVICAVLGCEVGELLLPEPDKVAAPGEAESAPAAAVPGAARVVPRRRDGRSLPPA from the coding sequence GTGCGCTGGAACCTGCGTCTTGCCGCGGCCAACCGCGGCATCTGGAAGGCCTCGGAGCTGCAACGCAGCCTCGCCGAGCGTGGCTTGGTGATCTCGGCCGGGAAGATGTCCGGCTTGTGGTCGGGGCAGCCGGCCTCGATCAAGCTCGACGACCTCGACGTCATCTGCGCGGTTCTGGGCTGCGAGGTCGGCGAACTCCTGCTGCCCGAACCCGACAAGGTCGCAGCACCGGGCGAGGCGGAGAGCGCACCGGCTGCGGCGGTGCCAGGGGCCGCGCGGGTGGTCCCCCGGCGGCGGGACGGTCGCTCGCTTCCCCCGGCGTGA
- a CDS encoding tyrosine-type recombinase/integrase has product MGLALAVVRDVREVRAPTSPEELVDFETDVLAGFVLARASAGLADSTIRGDVGHLDQVRAWLGKPLWDMEPTDGDAYFGRVLRGVPSGTRLARAQAITTYFSYLELRHQVEIHAMTGRVVACPLDEMNRPRGAKQAKLRIPPTAAETMTLFAGWSAELATCRKYAPTARNYAAARLMAEVGLRVNEVCGLDLSDVKWHLGRFGKIHVRHGKGSRGSGPKERMVPLINGADRTLRWYVEDVWGHFDDDHTRPGAPLFPSERCNGDGSCSRVGDDALRRGLAAAARDHLPSWPGALTPHVLRHYCASQLYHDGMDLIAIQELLGHSWIATTMRYVHVHRTRIEDAWAAGQLRAARRLEGLI; this is encoded by the coding sequence GTGGGTTTGGCGCTGGCGGTGGTACGCGATGTCCGCGAGGTGCGGGCGCCGACGAGTCCGGAGGAGCTCGTCGATTTCGAGACCGACGTGCTGGCCGGGTTCGTGCTTGCCCGTGCCTCCGCGGGTCTGGCCGACAGCACTATCCGTGGTGATGTCGGGCATCTGGATCAAGTGCGGGCGTGGCTGGGCAAGCCGTTGTGGGACATGGAGCCCACGGATGGCGACGCGTACTTCGGGCGGGTGCTGCGCGGAGTTCCCAGCGGCACTCGACTGGCGCGGGCGCAGGCGATCACGACCTACTTCTCCTACCTGGAGCTGCGGCATCAGGTGGAGATCCACGCCATGACCGGCCGGGTGGTGGCTTGCCCGCTGGATGAGATGAACCGGCCGCGCGGCGCCAAGCAGGCGAAGCTGCGGATTCCGCCCACCGCGGCCGAGACGATGACACTGTTCGCCGGCTGGTCGGCCGAGTTGGCGACCTGCCGCAAGTACGCGCCGACCGCCCGCAACTACGCCGCGGCACGGCTGATGGCCGAGGTCGGGCTGCGCGTGAACGAGGTCTGCGGGCTGGACCTGAGCGACGTCAAGTGGCACCTCGGGCGGTTCGGGAAGATCCACGTCCGCCATGGCAAGGGGTCGCGCGGTTCCGGGCCGAAGGAGCGGATGGTGCCGCTGATCAACGGTGCCGATCGGACGCTGCGCTGGTACGTCGAGGACGTGTGGGGACACTTCGACGACGACCACACCCGGCCGGGAGCACCGCTGTTTCCCTCCGAGCGGTGCAACGGCGACGGGTCGTGCTCGCGGGTCGGCGATGACGCGCTGCGGCGCGGACTCGCCGCCGCGGCGAGGGACCACCTGCCGAGCTGGCCGGGCGCACTCACCCCGCACGTGCTGCGGCACTACTGCGCCTCGCAGCTCTACCACGACGGCATGGACCTCATCGCGATCCAGGAACTGCTGGGGCATTCCTGGATCGCCACGACGATGCGCTACGTCCATGTCCACCGGACCCGGATCGAAGACGCCTGGGCTGCTGGGCAGCTGCGGGCGGCGCGACGGCTGGAAGGGCTGATCTGA
- a CDS encoding integrase has product MPAHRDADSCSTCFAWGVLWHDAACRPCSEFAARHPEVSNCGACRRRLPLLKGHCRPCWAQAQLDRPTGPNTMLLPYVRQVRHHQLCFAGMPLQRAASPRTKVPEAVAVTRPRRALPQPQLLLLPDLRRTYRYGMVDRRDRQPPTNEWLCWALHLATTMAEARGFTPQLTRTLTRNLTMLLTRYVDGELIRYSSYHPMLTGRGSSLAQTTEILQTMGILLDDRQPTFARWLEAKLTDIAPGIRDETRRRVQLMHTGGPRTRARNHRTLRGYIDLLRPVLLAWSEHHDHLREITRNEVVAAIAPSHGIRRQITLVALRSLFSWAKRQGVVFANPTNRIRVGQVEPGVLQPLTADEITRTVRAATTPQARVFVVLAAVHAARPSAIRALHLTDLDLRNWRITIAGRNQPLSELSHQTLLAWSDHRRRNWPNTANPHLMINAMTAIGTGPVSHVWANTTLRGLPASLERLRIDRQLDEALVSGADPLHLSEVFDLDAKTAVRYTASARQLLEQPHEDASPSSSRTDRPAPRDRRNRPVGSS; this is encoded by the coding sequence GTGCCTGCACATCGCGACGCGGACAGTTGCAGCACCTGCTTCGCCTGGGGCGTGCTCTGGCACGACGCGGCGTGCAGGCCATGCTCGGAGTTCGCCGCCCGCCACCCGGAGGTCTCCAACTGCGGTGCCTGCCGACGCCGGCTGCCGCTGTTGAAGGGCCATTGCCGGCCCTGCTGGGCACAGGCGCAGCTGGACCGGCCCACCGGCCCCAACACGATGCTGCTGCCGTACGTCCGGCAGGTGCGGCACCACCAGCTGTGCTTCGCTGGGATGCCGCTGCAGCGCGCCGCCAGCCCTCGCACGAAGGTACCCGAGGCCGTGGCGGTGACCAGGCCCCGGCGCGCACTGCCGCAGCCGCAGTTGCTGCTGTTGCCCGACCTGCGCCGCACCTACCGCTACGGCATGGTCGACCGGCGAGACCGGCAGCCCCCGACCAACGAGTGGCTGTGCTGGGCGCTGCACCTCGCCACCACGATGGCCGAGGCCCGAGGGTTCACCCCGCAACTGACGCGGACTCTGACCCGCAACCTCACCATGCTGCTGACGCGCTACGTCGACGGCGAACTGATCCGCTACTCCAGCTATCACCCCATGCTGACCGGTCGTGGTTCCAGCCTCGCCCAGACCACCGAGATCCTGCAGACCATGGGGATCCTGCTCGACGATCGCCAGCCCACCTTTGCCCGCTGGCTTGAGGCGAAACTCACCGACATCGCCCCGGGAATCCGTGACGAGACCCGCCGACGGGTGCAGCTGATGCACACCGGCGGGCCGCGCACCCGCGCCCGCAACCACCGGACCCTGCGCGGCTACATCGACCTGCTGCGACCGGTGCTGCTGGCGTGGTCGGAACACCACGACCACCTGCGTGAGATCACCCGCAACGAGGTCGTGGCCGCGATCGCCCCGTCGCACGGCATCCGGCGCCAGATCACGCTCGTGGCGTTGCGGTCGCTGTTCTCCTGGGCCAAACGTCAGGGCGTCGTGTTCGCCAACCCCACCAACCGCATCCGGGTCGGCCAAGTCGAACCTGGTGTCCTGCAACCGCTCACCGCCGACGAGATCACCCGCACGGTTCGCGCCGCGACCACACCCCAGGCACGTGTCTTCGTTGTCCTGGCCGCCGTGCACGCCGCCCGGCCAAGCGCGATCCGCGCCCTGCACCTGACCGACCTCGACCTGCGAAACTGGCGCATCACCATCGCGGGGAGGAACCAGCCGCTCAGCGAGCTGAGCCACCAGACGTTGCTCGCCTGGTCGGACCACCGTCGACGGAACTGGCCGAACACGGCCAACCCCCATCTCATGATCAACGCGATGACCGCGATTGGCACGGGACCTGTGAGTCACGTCTGGGCCAACACGACGCTGCGCGGCTTGCCCGCGTCCCTGGAGCGGCTGCGCATCGACAGGCAACTCGACGAGGCCCTCGTCAGCGGCGCTGACCCGCTGCACCTTTCCGAGGTGTTCGACCTCGACGCCAAGACCGCGGTCCGCTACACGGCCTCCGCCCGGCAACTCCTCGAACAGCCTCACGAGGACGCCTCGCCCAGTTCCTCACGAACCGACCGGCCCGCCCCCAGAGATCGGCGCAACCGACCCGTGGGTTCGTCCTGA
- a CDS encoding pilin gives MRLTRTPRLPRTHHWRRRALLLAELVVLALLTSGASARGDTVVLALAGSVEEVLNNIRNWLMGILAGLATVFLTIGGVRRVFGGGDPGEQEKAKEAFKAAGIGYVLAALAPLVVEVLKGIVGA, from the coding sequence ATGCGCCTGACCCGAACCCCTCGCCTGCCGCGCACGCACCACTGGCGCCGCCGGGCGCTGCTGCTGGCCGAACTCGTCGTGCTCGCCCTGCTGACCTCTGGTGCGAGCGCCCGCGGGGACACCGTGGTGCTCGCGCTCGCGGGCAGCGTCGAGGAAGTCCTCAACAACATCCGCAACTGGCTGATGGGCATCCTCGCCGGGCTGGCGACGGTGTTCCTCACCATCGGCGGTGTCCGGCGCGTGTTCGGCGGCGGCGACCCGGGGGAGCAGGAGAAGGCGAAGGAGGCGTTCAAGGCCGCCGGCATCGGCTACGTTCTGGCCGCGCTCGCCCCGCTGGTCGTCGAGGTGCTCAAAGGCATCGTGGGGGCTTGA
- a CDS encoding VirB4 family type IV secretion system protein yields the protein MRHRSHHRRPGQPASPAAAAFTPDALSVGARHLEVGGEWVASFAVIGYPREVHPGWLAPLLTYPGRLDVSVHVEPIDPATAAARLKKQLAKLEAGRRHTAEHGRLFDPHVEAATEDAYDLSSRVARGEGKLFRVGLYLTIHATTQRALAEEVAALRSLCASLLLDAKHTTYRSLQGWVSTLPLSLDLIGMRRTFDTAALSAAFPFTSPDLPAPDPTSVAAPAGVLYGYNIGSQGLVHWDRFGEGMHNHNSVILGRSGAGKSYLVKLELLRSLYRGIEVAVVDPEDEYARLAAAVGGTNVHLGVPGVRLNPFDLPIHTRPDGRRTAPKDALVRRSLFLHTAIEVLLGGEPSAAERAALDRAIAATYQSVGITTDPRTWTRPSPELRTLREKLASSGDGAGRELAARLHPFVEGAFKQLFDGPSTVQPEGQLVVFSLRDLPDELKAIGTLLTLDVIWRRVSNPAIRRPRMVAVDEAWLLLQDKAGAEFLFRSAKAFRKYWAGLTVATQDVDDVLGTDLGKAVVANAATQILLRQAPQAIDEIARTFTLSAGERQFLLAADRGQGLLSTGTQRVAFQSMASPTEHYLITSDPVELAEQDDDQAAAFVDLGPQPVEGEEISLDAP from the coding sequence ATGCGCCATCGCAGCCACCACCGTCGGCCTGGCCAACCGGCCTCCCCGGCCGCAGCCGCATTCACGCCGGACGCCCTGTCGGTGGGGGCGCGGCACCTGGAGGTCGGCGGCGAATGGGTCGCCAGCTTCGCGGTCATCGGCTACCCGCGCGAGGTGCACCCCGGCTGGCTGGCTCCGCTGCTGACCTACCCCGGCCGCTTGGACGTCTCCGTGCACGTCGAGCCGATCGACCCTGCCACCGCCGCCGCCCGGTTGAAGAAGCAGCTCGCCAAGCTCGAGGCCGGCCGACGCCACACCGCCGAGCACGGCCGGCTGTTCGACCCCCACGTCGAGGCCGCCACCGAAGACGCCTACGACCTGTCCTCCCGCGTCGCCCGAGGCGAGGGCAAGCTGTTCCGCGTCGGGCTGTACCTGACCATCCACGCCACCACCCAACGCGCTCTCGCCGAGGAAGTCGCGGCACTGCGGTCACTGTGCGCCAGCCTGCTGCTGGACGCCAAGCACACCACCTACCGCAGCCTCCAGGGGTGGGTGTCGACCTTGCCGCTGAGCCTGGACCTGATCGGCATGCGCCGCACCTTCGACACCGCAGCGTTGTCGGCCGCGTTCCCGTTCACCAGCCCGGACCTGCCCGCGCCTGATCCGACCTCGGTCGCGGCACCGGCCGGGGTGCTCTACGGGTACAACATCGGCTCCCAGGGGCTGGTCCACTGGGACCGCTTCGGCGAGGGCATGCACAACCACAACTCGGTCATCCTTGGCCGCTCGGGCGCGGGGAAGTCATACCTGGTCAAGTTGGAGCTGCTGCGTTCGCTGTACCGCGGGATCGAGGTCGCCGTTGTCGATCCGGAGGACGAGTATGCCCGGCTCGCGGCCGCCGTCGGGGGAACCAACGTCCACCTCGGCGTGCCCGGAGTTCGGCTCAACCCGTTCGATTTGCCCATCCACACGCGGCCGGACGGACGACGCACCGCACCGAAGGACGCGCTCGTTCGGCGCAGCCTGTTCCTGCACACCGCGATCGAAGTTCTTCTCGGCGGTGAACCGTCGGCAGCCGAGCGGGCCGCGCTGGACCGCGCGATCGCCGCGACCTACCAGAGCGTGGGCATCACCACCGATCCCCGCACCTGGACCCGACCCTCACCCGAGCTGCGCACACTGCGAGAAAAGCTCGCTAGCTCCGGTGACGGTGCCGGCCGCGAGCTCGCCGCGCGGTTGCATCCGTTCGTCGAGGGCGCGTTCAAGCAGCTCTTCGACGGGCCCAGCACCGTTCAACCCGAGGGACAGCTCGTGGTGTTCAGCCTCCGCGACCTGCCCGACGAGCTGAAAGCGATCGGCACGCTGCTCACGCTCGACGTCATCTGGCGGCGAGTGTCGAACCCCGCGATCCGCCGGCCGCGGATGGTGGCGGTGGACGAGGCATGGCTTTTGCTGCAAGACAAGGCCGGTGCCGAGTTCTTGTTCCGTTCGGCGAAAGCCTTCCGCAAGTACTGGGCCGGTCTGACAGTGGCGACCCAGGACGTCGACGACGTCCTCGGCACCGACCTCGGCAAAGCCGTCGTGGCCAACGCGGCCACCCAGATCCTGCTCCGGCAGGCCCCGCAAGCCATCGACGAGATCGCCCGCACCTTCACCCTCTCCGCCGGAGAACGCCAGTTCCTGCTCGCAGCCGACCGCGGCCAGGGACTGCTGTCGACCGGAACCCAGCGCGTGGCCTTCCAGAGCATGGCGTCGCCGACCGAGCACTACCTGATCACCAGCGATCCGGTCGAACTCGCCGAGCAAGACGACGACCAGGCTGCCGCGTTCGTCGACCTCGGTCCTCAGCCCGTCGAGGGCGAGGAAATCAGCCTCGATGCCCCTTGA
- a CDS encoding tyrosine-type recombinase/integrase gives MTITDAYTGMRWGELAGLQWIRTYLDEDPRIEIDPKFGALHEVRGRLELGPPKTPASVRTIHLSPFLADLLRDHRERNPDARFVFTGTNGGLHRRSNFRRRVWLPALAGDRSRGWAPPNQGMHFHDLRHTHETWLIEDGVPRILRLVRLGHKRKDTDDLYSHVTDVMVESMLAALQRRWELDGGWTWDEHAGQGADAA, from the coding sequence ATGACCATCACCGACGCGTACACCGGCATGCGCTGGGGTGAGCTGGCCGGGCTGCAATGGATCCGCACCTACCTCGACGAAGACCCACGCATCGAGATTGACCCCAAGTTCGGCGCTCTGCACGAGGTCCGCGGACGGCTGGAACTCGGACCGCCGAAGACCCCCGCAAGCGTCCGCACCATCCACCTGTCGCCGTTCCTGGCCGACCTGCTGAGGGACCACCGGGAACGCAACCCCGACGCACGGTTCGTGTTCACCGGAACCAACGGGGGACTCCACCGCCGGTCCAACTTCCGTCGACGCGTCTGGCTACCCGCCCTAGCCGGCGACAGGAGCCGTGGCTGGGCGCCACCCAATCAGGGGATGCACTTCCATGACCTACGCCACACACATGAGACCTGGTTGATTGAAGACGGCGTCCCGCGAATCCTTCGGCTGGTGCGCCTGGGACACAAGCGCAAGGACACCGACGACCTCTACTCCCACGTGACTGACGTCATGGTCGAGTCGATGCTGGCTGCACTGCAGCGACGGTGGGAGCTGGACGGCGGATGGACCTGGGACGAACACGCAGGTCAGGGGGCGGACGCGGCGTGA
- a CDS encoding PrgI family protein: MTEPVRIPADVDMHDRVLGPLTARQLGILAAAGAALYLVWLVTRAFLPIPLFAAFAVPVGAASVMLALGKRDGVPLDKLLIAAIRQRIAPRHRVAAPEGVRPAPAWLTANADQGAGRRGPASEAEPVSPTALRLPAEAVTETGVVDLGPDGLTVVAVASTVNFALRTPAEQEALVASFGRYLHSLTAPVQVLVRTERLDLSAQIAELRERAGGLPHPALEAAAVEHADYLVQLGQESDLLRRQVLLVLREPLAAADPPDGLGGPGALAALQGRRNRTPGQADAAARRAAESRLVRRLTEAVELLSPAGITVTPLDAGQATAVLASACNPDSLLPPSAGLAGADEVITTASDPADDDAARWRADARAEDEPAWGEDDWDYEDEREEQF; encoded by the coding sequence ATGACCGAACCCGTTCGCATTCCCGCCGACGTCGACATGCACGACCGCGTGCTCGGCCCGCTCACCGCGCGCCAGCTGGGCATCCTCGCCGCGGCCGGAGCGGCGCTGTACCTGGTGTGGCTCGTCACGCGCGCGTTCCTGCCGATCCCGCTCTTCGCCGCCTTCGCGGTTCCGGTCGGCGCGGCGTCGGTGATGCTCGCCCTGGGCAAGCGCGACGGTGTCCCGCTGGACAAGCTCCTGATCGCCGCGATCCGCCAGCGGATCGCTCCGCGACACCGCGTCGCCGCGCCGGAAGGCGTCCGTCCGGCGCCCGCGTGGCTCACCGCGAACGCGGACCAGGGAGCCGGCCGCCGCGGGCCAGCGTCCGAGGCTGAACCCGTCTCCCCGACCGCGCTGCGCCTGCCGGCTGAGGCAGTCACGGAGACCGGCGTGGTGGACCTGGGCCCGGACGGGTTGACGGTCGTCGCCGTCGCGAGCACGGTGAACTTCGCGCTCCGGACACCGGCCGAGCAGGAGGCACTGGTCGCCTCGTTCGGGCGCTACCTGCACTCACTGACCGCCCCGGTCCAGGTGCTGGTGCGCACCGAGCGTCTCGACCTCTCCGCTCAGATCGCCGAGCTGCGCGAGCGCGCGGGTGGCCTGCCGCACCCGGCGTTGGAAGCGGCCGCGGTCGAGCACGCCGACTACCTGGTCCAGCTCGGGCAGGAGTCCGATCTGCTGCGACGGCAGGTGCTGCTCGTGCTGCGGGAACCGCTCGCCGCAGCCGACCCTCCTGACGGACTCGGCGGCCCTGGGGCGCTGGCCGCTCTGCAGGGCCGCCGCAACCGGACGCCCGGCCAGGCCGACGCCGCCGCACGACGAGCGGCCGAGTCACGCCTGGTGCGCCGCCTCACCGAAGCCGTGGAGCTGCTGTCCCCAGCCGGGATCACGGTGACCCCGCTCGACGCGGGGCAGGCCACCGCGGTCCTGGCCTCGGCGTGCAACCCCGACAGCCTCTTGCCCCCATCAGCCGGGCTCGCCGGCGCGGATGAGGTCATCACTACCGCTTCGGACCCGGCGGATGACGACGCCGCCCGGTGGCGTGCGGATGCACGTGCAGAGGACGAGCCCGCGTGGGGCGAGGACGACTGGGACTACGAGGACGAGCGAGAGGAGCAGTTCTGA
- a CDS encoding TRM11 family SAM-dependent methyltransferase, which produces MTDDRRAPSSPGPADEPTQPISRALIDALDHQTGAQPDSRDLSVWTTAQVSPATQRKGKYTPESTAHPAKMLPDIARHAIEHYTRPGELVLDPMCGIGTTLVEAVHLGRRAVGVEYEPHWVAVSRSNLELAREQGIDHDAHVIQGDARQLLTLLPQEYVGQAALVVTSPPYGPSTHGRVAVAPSEGIQKYWHRYGSALDRGNLANIGHHRLLAGFTRILAGLRTFLRPGGHVVITIRPWREHAELIDLPAQILACGRAAGLTPTERNVALLARAAETDLVARGSFFQRDFIRKQREAGLPLHLIAHEDVVVFRTAQHRTAAITAAHVSPLPPHHDSSRTADRAA; this is translated from the coding sequence ATGACAGACGACCGCCGCGCTCCGTCCTCGCCCGGCCCTGCCGACGAGCCGACGCAGCCCATCTCCCGCGCACTCATCGACGCGCTCGACCACCAGACGGGTGCCCAACCGGATTCACGCGACCTCTCGGTGTGGACCACCGCGCAGGTGTCGCCCGCAACCCAACGCAAGGGCAAGTACACGCCCGAGTCGACCGCACATCCGGCCAAGATGCTGCCCGACATCGCCCGCCACGCCATCGAGCACTACACCCGTCCGGGCGAGCTGGTGCTCGACCCGATGTGCGGCATCGGCACCACGCTCGTCGAAGCCGTGCACCTCGGCCGCCGCGCGGTCGGAGTGGAGTACGAACCCCACTGGGTCGCAGTCAGCCGATCGAATCTCGAGCTGGCCCGCGAACAGGGCATCGACCACGACGCGCACGTCATCCAGGGCGACGCCCGCCAGCTGCTGACGCTGCTGCCGCAGGAGTACGTCGGCCAGGCCGCGCTCGTCGTGACCTCCCCGCCCTACGGGCCGTCGACCCACGGGCGCGTGGCCGTCGCACCCAGCGAAGGCATCCAGAAGTACTGGCACCGCTACGGCAGCGCCCTCGACCGTGGCAACCTCGCCAACATCGGGCACCACCGGCTGCTCGCCGGGTTCACCCGGATCCTCGCCGGCCTGCGCACCTTCCTCCGGCCCGGCGGCCACGTCGTCATCACCATCCGCCCCTGGCGCGAGCACGCCGAACTCATCGACCTGCCCGCCCAGATCCTCGCCTGCGGCCGCGCAGCCGGACTCACCCCCACCGAACGCAACGTCGCACTACTCGCCCGCGCAGCGGAGACCGACCTGGTCGCCCGCGGCAGTTTCTTCCAACGCGACTTCATCCGCAAACAGCGCGAAGCCGGACTCCCCCTGCACCTCATCGCCCACGAGGACGTGGTCGTGTTCCGCACAGCTCAGCATCGAACGGCCGCCATCACGGCAGCGCACGTGAGTCCCCTTCCTCCGCACCATGACAGCTCCCGAACCGCGGACCGCGCGGCATGA